The following are from one region of the Siniperca chuatsi isolate FFG_IHB_CAS linkage group LG13, ASM2008510v1, whole genome shotgun sequence genome:
- the gk5 gene encoding putative glycerol kinase 5 → MGSQRNGFKKESFILSVDIGTTSIRCHVYDKGAKIRGSCTTKVVPLYPEVGHVEMDPDALWKGFITVVKGAVQDAGVQMRQMEALGISTQRATFTTWDRNTGVPFHNFISWQDQRAADLVKSWNRSCTMKAIHGVTKVHYFLTRQKRSLAASLFVFSTQHVTFRLIWALTHYKQVRQAVAEGNCCFGTIDTWLLFRLTKGLVHATDYSNASSTGIFDSYQMCWSGFLCSLLSLPLSIFPKVENTGQDFGSTDPSIFGVPIPIMSVMADQQAAMFGECCFDVGDVKITMGTGTFMDINTGSKPHTSVAGLYPLVGWKIGSEVVYLAEGNGADTGTAIKWAQELELFSDVQETSAMAYSVSDSDGVCFVPSFSGLQAPLNDPKACASFMGLKPSTTKSHLVRAILESVAFRNKQLYETMRETHIPITKIRMDGGVSSNDFVMQLTADLFGTKVARPQHLEMSCLGAAFVAGLGVGFWRTREELKKLQCTDEMFLPRGAPREGASSPCQEYIPVLQSWERALRRSMNWYSKP, encoded by the exons ATGGGGAGTCAGAGGAACGGTTTCAAGAAAGAAAGCTTCATTTTGTCGGTGGACATCGGTACAACATCAATCAGATGTCACGTCTATGATAAAGGGGCAAAAATCCGAGGATCATGCACCACCAAG GTTGTTCCCTTGTATCCAGAGGTAGGACATGTGGAGATGGACCCAGATGCACTATGGAAAGGGTTTATCACTGTGGTCAAGGGAGCTGTGCAAG ATGCAGGAGTACAAATGCGTCAGATGGAGGCCCTTGGCATCTCCACTCAACGAGCTACCTTCACAACATGGGACAG GAACACTGGGGTTCCTTTCCATAACTTCATCAGCTGGCAGGATCAGAGGGCTGCAGACCTGGTGAAGTCCTGGAACAGATCCTGCACAATGAAA GCAATCCATGGCGTGACAAAGGTACACTACTTCCTGACCAGGCAGAAGCGGTCGCTTGCAGCAAGTCTTTTTGTCTTCTCCACTCAACATGTCACCTTCCGCCTCATCTGGGCCCTAACACACTacaagcag GTTCGTCAAGCAGTCGCTGAAGGCAACTGCTGCTTTGGAACAATAGACACCTGGCTTCTGTTCAGACTCACAAAAG GACTCGTCCATGCCACAGACTACTCTAATGCCAGTTCAACAGGAATTTTCGACTCCTATCAG ATGTGTTGGAGTGGgtttctctgctctcttctttctctgcctctctctatTTTCCCCAAAGTAGAAAATACAGG CCAGGACTTTGGTTCCACAGACCCGTCCATCTTCGGAGTGCCCATTCCCATCATGTCAGTG ATGGCGGACCAGCAGGCAGCCATGTTTGGAGAGTGCTGCTTTGACGTTGGTGATGTCAAGATCACTATGGGAACGGGCACCTTCATGGACATCAACACCGGGAGCAAACCACATACGTCCGTAGCAG GTCTGTATCCTCTGGTGGGGTGGAAGATTGGCTCAGAGGTGGTGTATCTGGCGGAGGGCAATGGAGCAGACACAGGCACTGCCATCAAATGGGCACAGGAGCTGG agctcTTCTCTGATGTCCAGGAGACCAGCGCAATGGCTTACAGTGTCAGCGACTCAGATGGAGTGTGTTTCGTCCCTTCCTTCAGTGGCCTGCAG GCTCCTCTGAATGATCCAAAAGCTTGTGCTTCCTTCATGGGCCTCAAACCTTCCACCACAAAAAGTCATCTGGTCCGGGCCATCCTGGAGTCTGTCGCCTTCAG AAACAAGCAGCTATATGAAACAATGAGAGAGACTCACATTCCCATCACAAAGATCAG gATGGATGGTGGTGTTTCATCCAATGACTTTGTCATGCAGCTGACTGCAGACCTGTTTGGCACAAAGGTAGCCAGACCCCAACACCTCGAAATGTCGTGTTTAGGGGCCGCTTTTGTCGCTGGACTTGGAGTTG GCTTCTGGAGGACCAGGGAAGAGCTAAAGAAGCTGCAGTGCACCGACGAGATGTTCTTGCCCCGAGGGGCGCCCAGGGAGGGTGCTTCCAGCCCATGTCAGGAATACATCCCTGTCCTCCAGAGCTGGGAGAGAGCTCTCCGACGCTCAATGAATTGGTACAGCAAGCCTTGA